A window of Syntrophorhabdaceae bacterium genomic DNA:
CCGCTGGGTCCATACCAGCCTCGTCAATCTCGCCGAAGAGTACGCGGACACCATCATCTCCATCGTCTCCGATACGGTAACCCACTGGGATGCGGTCAAAACGAGCAGTACCATCGAGCTCTATGTGGGCAAAGACCTCCAGTGGATCAGGATCAACGGGACCGTCGTGGGAGGTCTCGTGGGCATCCTCATCTACATCGTATCCCGCCTATTCTGACTGTCCGGCCCCCCGGAAACAGGATGATCAGGAAGCATACCACCTATCCCGGAAGAGGCGGGAGGGGATGTCCTTTTTGGCCTTTATTCTACTCCTATGATCGGCTGAATTATTTATGACAGGTTAAGAATGTATTAAGTTTTGATTAATTCGGCTTCATCCTGTGAATTGCGCGGTTTTTGATCTTGACTTTACACACTTTTTGCCGCCAAATTACTTGATAACATTGAGTGCCCGACAAGTGTGGGATAGACCGGCGGGCGGCATCCGGGATACAGGAGAATCCATGAATAAACTGATTGCAGTCGTCGATGACGAGCCGGACATCGTGGAACTCGTCTCTCTCAACCTCGGAAAAGCGGGCTTCAAAGTCAAAAGCTTTCCGGACGCCGAGTCCTTTCTCCGCAGCCTCGATCCCGAGACCCCGGACCTTATAATTCTCGATCTTATGCTGCCCGATACGGACGGGCTCGAAATATGCAAATACCTGAAGGCTCACGATAAGTACTCCGTCATCCCCATCATCATGCTTACCGCCAGGACGGAGGAGACGGAAAGGGTCCTCGGTCTCGAGCTGGGCGCCGATGATTATGTCACAAAGCCTTTCTCCTCGAGGGAGCTCGTGGCGCGGGTAAAGGCGGTGCTCCGAAGACCCGAGCAGAGACAGGAGACGAAGAAGATTTACGTGGATGACCTTATGGTCATAGACCTGGAGAAGGTCCAGGTGAGCGTGGAGGGTACGAAAAGGGAGCTCACCCCTACGGAGTTCAAGATCATTCAGCTCCTCTCCACGAAGAGGGGACGGGTCCTCTCACGGGACCAGATACTCAACTTTGTCTGGGGACAGGACAGGACCGTGGTCGACAGGACCGTCGACGTCCACATCAGGCACCTGCGGGAGAAACTGGGAAAGGTCTCCGCCCTGATCAAGAACGTGCGGGGCATGGGATATAAACTGGAAGAATGAAACCTACCATTTTCCTTAAAATGTTTACAGGGTATGCGCTCATTGCCGTGGTCCTCTCCGGCCTCATACTCGCTTTTTCTTTTACCTGGA
This region includes:
- a CDS encoding response regulator transcription factor, whose product is MNKLIAVVDDEPDIVELVSLNLGKAGFKVKSFPDAESFLRSLDPETPDLIILDLMLPDTDGLEICKYLKAHDKYSVIPIIMLTARTEETERVLGLELGADDYVTKPFSSRELVARVKAVLRRPEQRQETKKIYVDDLMVIDLEKVQVSVEGTKRELTPTEFKIIQLLSTKRGRVLSRDQILNFVWGQDRTVVDRTVDVHIRHLREKLGKVSALIKNVRGMGYKLEE